Proteins from a single region of Sinorhizobium alkalisoli:
- a CDS encoding HNH endonuclease, with amino-acid sequence MRSVPEWIGKTDDEKVPPRVRLRLFEKYGGVCQLSGRKIMAGEAWDLDHIKALWRGGEHRESNLWPVLKEPHREKSTEEQSIQAKCDRVRKKHLGIYPKSKARIKSRGFAKTRDA; translated from the coding sequence ATGCGCAGCGTCCCCGAATGGATCGGCAAGACCGACGACGAGAAGGTGCCGCCGCGCGTCCGCCTCCGCCTCTTCGAGAAATACGGCGGCGTCTGCCAGCTATCCGGCCGGAAGATCATGGCTGGCGAAGCCTGGGACTTGGACCACATTAAGGCTCTATGGCGAGGCGGAGAGCACCGCGAGAGCAATCTCTGGCCGGTCCTAAAAGAGCCGCACCGCGAGAAATCGACCGAGGAGCAATCGATTCAGGCCAAGTGCGATCGGGTCCGCAAGAAGCACCTTGGCATCTATCCGAAATCGAAAGCCCGCATCAAAAGCCGCGGCTTTGCAAAGACGAGGGATGCATGA
- the plsX gene encoding phosphate acyltransferase PlsX, which yields MVRISLDVMGGDYGPEVVIPGAARALERHPDIRFVLFGQESRCAELLAKHPKLQAASTFHDCEIAVGMDEKPSQALRRGRGKSSMWKAIDAINADEADVVVSAGNTGALMAMSVFCLRTMQGIQRPAIAAIWPTLKGESIVLDVGATIGADAQQLMDFALMGGAMARALFEVERPSVGLLNVGVEEIKGQEEVKEAGRLIREANIEGIDYYGFVEGDDIGRGTVDVVVTEGFSGNIALKAAEGTARQIAEYLRAAMSRTLLARVGYVFAKGAFDRLREKMDPRKVNGGVFLGLNGIVIKSHGGTDAEGFAAAIDVGYDMVKNGLKAKIEADLARYHGTQTPEALPRA from the coding sequence GTGGTCAGAATTTCACTTGACGTGATGGGCGGCGACTATGGTCCTGAAGTCGTCATCCCGGGCGCAGCAAGGGCGCTCGAACGTCATCCGGACATCCGTTTCGTTCTGTTCGGACAGGAATCTCGGTGCGCCGAATTGTTGGCGAAACATCCAAAGCTCCAGGCCGCAAGCACCTTCCATGATTGCGAGATCGCCGTCGGCATGGATGAAAAGCCGAGCCAAGCGCTCAGGCGCGGGCGCGGCAAGTCGAGCATGTGGAAGGCAATCGACGCGATCAATGCCGATGAGGCGGATGTCGTGGTCTCGGCGGGCAATACCGGCGCGCTGATGGCGATGTCGGTCTTCTGTCTAAGGACCATGCAGGGCATTCAGCGTCCGGCGATTGCCGCCATCTGGCCGACGCTCAAGGGCGAAAGCATCGTCCTCGACGTCGGCGCGACGATCGGCGCAGATGCGCAGCAGCTCATGGATTTCGCGCTGATGGGCGGGGCGATGGCCCGTGCTCTCTTCGAGGTCGAGCGTCCGTCCGTCGGCCTGTTGAATGTCGGCGTCGAGGAGATCAAGGGGCAGGAAGAGGTCAAGGAAGCCGGTCGGCTTATCCGCGAAGCCAATATCGAGGGCATCGACTATTACGGCTTCGTCGAGGGTGACGATATCGGCCGCGGCACCGTGGACGTGGTCGTGACGGAAGGGTTCTCGGGCAATATCGCGCTCAAGGCGGCGGAAGGCACCGCGCGCCAGATCGCCGAATATCTCCGCGCTGCCATGTCGCGCACGCTCCTTGCCAGGGTCGGCTATGTCTTCGCCAAGGGAGCCTTCGATCGGCTGCGCGAGAAGATGGATCCCCGCAAGGTCAATGGCGGCGTCTTCCTGGGGCTGAACGGCATCGTCATCAAGAGCCATGGCGGCACGGATGCCGAGGGTTTCGCCGCGGCGATCGATGTCGGCTACGACATGGTCAAGAACGGCCTGAAGGCAAAGATCGAGGCCGACCTGGCGCGCTATCACGGCACCCAGACGCCGGAGGCCCTTCCGCGGGCTTGA
- a CDS encoding tyrosine-type recombinase/integrase has product MSVYKPKNSPNYHYDFQIGGNRFHGTTGTPNRRKAEEVEREERAKAKAAVKAARDAGGGPLTINIAADRYWLEVGQLHANAETTATDLARLVEYFGKTKLLADITDGDVAKLVQWRRSQPAWGRDKTKDDKPMRFVSAATVNRSTTLVLKKLFTRAKRTWKYSFPAEPNWKDHFLEEPKERIREVHEHEGKAIDAKVRPDYAPIFAFARATGLRLDECLIEWPMVNWQTGWITRTGKGGRLVKTAITSTVRDIIRPLIGHHERFVFTYEAKRARKANASYKGDGEARVRGKRYPVTYSGLKTEWKRTRKDAGLQDLRFHDFRHDVGTKLLRKTGNLKMVQKVLNHADIKTTTRYAHVLDEEVFDAMEELHQAQKRVTQSRKKSRAGQKGAA; this is encoded by the coding sequence ATGTCCGTCTACAAGCCAAAAAACTCGCCGAATTACCACTACGACTTCCAAATCGGAGGTAATCGGTTTCATGGAACGACGGGCACTCCTAATCGCCGAAAAGCAGAAGAGGTAGAGCGGGAGGAGCGCGCCAAGGCGAAAGCGGCCGTCAAGGCTGCTCGTGATGCTGGCGGCGGGCCACTCACCATAAACATCGCCGCCGATCGATATTGGCTGGAGGTCGGCCAGTTGCATGCCAACGCAGAAACGACTGCGACAGACCTTGCCAGGCTCGTCGAGTATTTTGGCAAGACGAAGCTGCTTGCCGACATCACGGACGGCGACGTAGCGAAGCTCGTTCAGTGGCGCCGATCGCAGCCGGCATGGGGCCGCGACAAGACAAAGGACGACAAGCCGATGCGATTCGTCTCGGCCGCGACAGTCAACCGGTCGACGACGCTGGTCCTGAAGAAGCTGTTCACGCGCGCCAAGCGCACCTGGAAATACAGCTTCCCCGCGGAACCCAACTGGAAGGATCATTTCCTCGAGGAGCCAAAGGAACGAATCCGGGAAGTGCACGAGCACGAGGGCAAAGCGATCGACGCCAAGGTGCGGCCGGATTATGCGCCGATCTTCGCCTTCGCCCGCGCGACAGGCCTGCGCCTCGACGAGTGCCTGATCGAATGGCCGATGGTGAACTGGCAGACGGGTTGGATCACGCGAACCGGCAAGGGCGGACGCCTGGTGAAGACCGCAATTACGTCCACTGTCCGCGACATCATCCGGCCGCTGATCGGCCACCACGAGCGATTCGTTTTTACGTATGAGGCGAAGCGCGCCAGGAAGGCGAATGCTTCATACAAGGGAGATGGGGAGGCGCGCGTTAGGGGAAAGCGCTATCCGGTGACCTATTCCGGCCTGAAGACAGAATGGAAGCGCACGCGCAAGGACGCCGGCCTGCAGGATCTCCGCTTCCATGATTTCCGGCACGACGTTGGAACGAAGCTACTGCGCAAGACCGGCAATCTGAAGATGGTGCAGAAGGTGCTGAACCACGCCGACATCAAGACGACGACGCGGTACGCGCATGTGCTCGACGAGGAGGTTTTTGACGCCATGGAGGAACTGCACCAGGCGCAAAAGCGAGTCACACAGTCCCGGAAAAAGTCCCGAGCTGGGCAGAAGGGGGCCGCGTAA
- a CDS encoding ubiquinol-cytochrome C chaperone family protein, producing MIFGLFKRKSGNIAIVERQYAHLTAAARQPFLYTDLDVPDTVMGRFEMLSAMLILYFRRTRSSPRTGQEIAQEIVDAFFEDVDHSIRELGIGDAGVPKKMKKLAGMFYGRLESYAAALDGSDREMLAAALRRNFHPEREGAPSMAGLAAYLFLVEEVLSGIPEDAVEVGQLRIPPAGPRT from the coding sequence ATGATTTTTGGACTGTTCAAGAGAAAAAGCGGCAACATTGCGATAGTGGAGCGCCAATATGCGCATCTCACCGCCGCGGCGCGCCAGCCATTTCTCTATACCGACCTCGATGTGCCCGACACGGTGATGGGGCGTTTCGAGATGCTCTCGGCAATGTTGATCCTCTATTTCCGACGTACTCGCAGTTCGCCGCGAACCGGCCAGGAGATCGCGCAGGAGATCGTCGACGCCTTTTTCGAAGACGTCGATCACTCGATCCGGGAGTTGGGCATCGGCGATGCGGGCGTGCCGAAGAAGATGAAGAAGCTTGCCGGCATGTTCTATGGACGGCTCGAATCCTACGCGGCCGCTCTCGACGGGAGCGACCGCGAGATGCTGGCCGCAGCACTCAGGCGCAACTTCCATCCCGAGAGGGAGGGCGCGCCATCGATGGCGGGACTTGCCGCCTATCTCTTCCTCGTCGAAGAGGTGCTGTCGGGCATCCCCGAGGACGCGGTCGAAGTCGGCCAGTTGCGCATTCCGCCGGCAGGGCCGCGGACCTGA
- a CDS encoding sodium-translocating pyrophosphatase codes for MTILLAVIACGLLSVAYAVWAAQSVLAADQGNARMQEIAGFIREGAQAYLMRQYKTIAIVGVVVFIGAWLLLSGTAAIGFLIGAILSGAAGFIGMHVSVRANVRTAQAASVSLASGLDIAFKSGAITGLLVAGLALLGVAVYYSVLTVGLGHDPASREVIDALVALGFGGSLISIFARLGGGIFTKGADVGGDLVGKVEAGIPEDDPRNPATIADNVGDNVGDCAGMAADLFETYAVSVVATMVLAAIFFAGTPMFSSIMVYPLAICAVCIITSIIGTFFVKLGANGSIMGALYRGLIMTGVLSILGLGAATSLTIGWGSIGVVAGKDITGWGLFFCGIIGLIVTALIVVITEYYTGTNKRPVNSIAQASVTGHGTNVIQGLAVSLESTALPAIVIVGGIIATYQFAGLFGTGIAVTTMLGLAGMIVALDAFGPVTDNAGGIAEMSNLPPEVRKATDALDAVGNTTKAVTKGYAIGSAGLGALVLFAAYSNDLAYFAAHGEQYPYFADVGPISFDLSNPYVVAGLIFGGLIPYLFGGIAMTAVGRAGGAVVEEVRRQFKEKPGIMEGKDRPDYGRAVDMLTKAAIREMIIPSLLPVLAPIVVYFGVLLLSGSKASAFAALGASLLGVIVNGLFVAVSMTSGGGAWDNAKKSFEDGFVDKNGTRHMKGSDAHKASVTGDTVGDPYKDTAGPAVNPAIKITNIVALLLLAVLA; via the coding sequence ATGACCATATTACTGGCCGTTATCGCATGCGGGTTGCTTTCGGTGGCTTACGCCGTCTGGGCGGCACAGTCGGTGCTTGCTGCCGATCAGGGGAATGCCCGCATGCAGGAGATTGCAGGCTTTATCAGAGAGGGGGCTCAGGCCTACCTCATGCGTCAGTACAAAACCATCGCCATCGTCGGTGTCGTCGTCTTCATCGGCGCATGGCTTCTTCTCTCGGGTACGGCCGCGATCGGTTTCCTGATCGGTGCGATCCTCTCGGGCGCGGCCGGTTTCATCGGCATGCATGTCTCCGTAAGGGCCAATGTTCGCACGGCCCAGGCCGCATCGGTCAGCCTTGCCTCCGGCCTCGATATCGCCTTCAAGTCAGGCGCCATCACCGGCCTCCTCGTGGCGGGTCTCGCGCTGCTGGGTGTCGCTGTCTACTATTCCGTCCTCACCGTCGGCCTCGGGCATGATCCTGCCTCGCGCGAGGTGATCGATGCATTGGTGGCGCTCGGTTTCGGCGGCTCGCTGATCTCGATCTTCGCCCGTCTCGGCGGCGGCATCTTTACCAAGGGCGCGGATGTCGGCGGCGACCTCGTCGGCAAGGTCGAGGCGGGCATTCCGGAAGACGACCCGCGCAATCCCGCGACGATCGCCGACAATGTGGGCGACAATGTCGGCGACTGCGCCGGCATGGCCGCCGACCTTTTCGAAACCTATGCGGTTTCTGTCGTCGCGACCATGGTTCTGGCGGCGATCTTCTTCGCCGGCACTCCGATGTTTTCGAGCATCATGGTCTACCCGCTGGCAATCTGCGCCGTCTGCATCATCACATCGATCATCGGCACCTTCTTCGTCAAGCTCGGAGCGAATGGCTCGATCATGGGCGCTCTCTATCGCGGGCTGATCATGACCGGCGTGTTGTCGATTCTCGGTCTCGGCGCAGCCACGTCGCTGACGATCGGCTGGGGGTCCATCGGTGTGGTCGCCGGCAAGGACATCACTGGCTGGGGCCTGTTCTTCTGCGGCATCATCGGTCTCATCGTCACGGCCCTGATCGTCGTGATCACCGAATACTACACCGGCACCAACAAGCGGCCGGTGAATTCCATCGCGCAGGCCTCCGTCACCGGCCACGGCACCAACGTGATCCAGGGGTTGGCGGTATCGCTCGAATCGACCGCGCTTCCGGCGATCGTCATCGTCGGCGGCATCATCGCCACCTATCAGTTCGCCGGCCTCTTCGGTACCGGCATCGCCGTCACCACCATGCTCGGCCTCGCCGGCATGATCGTGGCGCTCGACGCCTTTGGCCCCGTGACGGACAATGCCGGGGGCATCGCGGAGATGTCGAATCTGCCGCCGGAAGTGCGAAAGGCGACCGACGCGCTCGATGCGGTCGGCAACACCACCAAGGCGGTCACCAAGGGCTATGCGATCGGCTCCGCCGGCCTCGGCGCTCTCGTCCTCTTCGCGGCCTATTCCAACGACCTCGCCTATTTCGCCGCCCATGGCGAACAGTATCCCTATTTCGCTGACGTCGGGCCGATCTCTTTCGACCTGTCGAACCCCTATGTCGTCGCCGGCCTCATCTTCGGCGGCCTGATCCCCTATCTCTTCGGCGGCATTGCGATGACCGCCGTCGGTCGGGCAGGCGGTGCCGTCGTCGAGGAGGTGCGGCGACAATTCAAGGAAAAGCCGGGCATCATGGAAGGCAAGGACCGGCCGGACTATGGCCGCGCCGTCGACATGCTGACCAAGGCGGCGATCCGCGAAATGATCATTCCCTCGCTCCTGCCGGTGCTGGCGCCGATCGTCGTCTATTTCGGCGTGCTGCTCCTTTCGGGCTCGAAGGCCTCCGCCTTCGCGGCATTGGGCGCTTCGCTTCTCGGCGTCATCGTGAATGGCCTGTTCGTGGCGGTTTCCATGACCTCCGGGGGCGGTGCCTGGGATAACGCCAAGAAGAGCTTCGAGGACGGGTTCGTGGACAAGAACGGCACGCGCCACATGAAGGGTTCGGACGCGCACAAGGCATCCGTGACCGGTGACACGGTGGGCGATCCCTACAAGGACACGGCCGGGCCGGCGGTCAATCCGGCGATCAAGATCACGAACATCGTGGCCTTGCTGCTGCTCGCCGTGCTTGCCTGA
- a CDS encoding outer membrane protein assembly factor BamE, with product MTKRYLTSNLDVLARAVVVASLSTAALAGCQTLDVGEVLHQGYVVDQETLNLVPVGSSREQVLLSLGTPSTTATFDNEVFYYISQTRKRPVAFMKPKIIDQSVLAVYFDKEGVVSQLAHYTLKDGKVFDMLSSTTPTGGKETSFLGQLLTGPGVGQGAARNLFKNFGDM from the coding sequence TTGACGAAGCGGTATTTGACATCGAACCTGGACGTACTGGCCCGCGCCGTGGTCGTGGCTTCGCTCTCCACTGCAGCCCTTGCCGGCTGTCAGACCCTCGATGTCGGCGAAGTCCTGCATCAGGGCTATGTCGTCGACCAGGAAACGCTGAACCTCGTGCCTGTCGGATCGAGCCGTGAACAGGTCCTCCTGTCGCTCGGCACGCCGTCGACGACCGCGACATTCGACAACGAGGTATTCTACTACATTTCCCAGACTCGCAAACGGCCGGTGGCCTTCATGAAGCCGAAGATCATCGACCAGTCGGTCCTCGCCGTCTATTTCGACAAGGAAGGCGTCGTCAGCCAACTCGCCCATTACACGCTCAAGGACGGCAAGGTCTTCGACATGCTGTCGAGCACGACCCCGACCGGCGGCAAGGAGACGAGTTTCCTCGGGCAGCTGCTGACAGGCCCCGGCGTCGGACAGGGCGCAGCGCGCAACCTCTTCAAGAATTTCGGCGACATGTGA
- a CDS encoding beta-ketoacyl-ACP synthase III produces MIRSVVRGFGAALPKRVMTNKEMESRVDTSDDWIVQRTGIRQRYIAGEGETTASLGEGAARAALQRAGLTPDDLDLIIVATSTPDNTFPATAVNIQNRLGMRHGAAFDLQAVCSGFVYAVATADAYIRGGLARRALVIGAETFSRILDWSDRTTCVLFGDGAGALILEAGKGEGTNADRGVLTAQLRSDGVHGDKLYVDGGPSTTGTVGHLRMEGREVFKHAVGMITDVIEAAFEATGTTADDVDWLVPHQANRRIIDGSARKLGIPLEKVVVTVDQHGNTSAASIPLALNTAAADGRIKRGDLVMLEAMGGGFTWGSVLLRW; encoded by the coding sequence ATGATCCGTTCTGTCGTTCGCGGTTTCGGCGCAGCGCTGCCGAAGCGGGTGATGACCAACAAGGAAATGGAATCCCGGGTCGACACGTCCGATGATTGGATCGTGCAGCGGACCGGCATTCGCCAGCGCTACATCGCCGGCGAGGGCGAGACGACGGCGTCGCTGGGCGAGGGAGCCGCCCGCGCCGCCCTTCAGAGGGCCGGGCTGACACCGGACGATCTCGACCTGATCATCGTCGCGACCTCGACCCCCGACAACACCTTCCCGGCGACGGCGGTCAACATCCAGAACCGTCTCGGCATGCGCCACGGGGCGGCGTTCGACCTGCAGGCGGTCTGCTCCGGTTTCGTCTATGCGGTTGCGACCGCGGATGCCTATATCCGCGGCGGCCTTGCCAGGCGTGCCCTGGTGATTGGCGCCGAGACCTTCTCGCGCATTCTCGACTGGTCCGACCGCACGACCTGCGTGCTCTTCGGAGACGGCGCCGGCGCCCTCATCCTTGAAGCCGGGAAAGGCGAGGGCACCAATGCCGATCGCGGCGTGCTGACTGCGCAGCTGCGCTCCGACGGCGTCCATGGCGACAAACTCTATGTCGACGGAGGCCCGTCGACGACCGGTACGGTGGGCCATCTCCGGATGGAAGGACGCGAGGTCTTCAAGCACGCGGTCGGCATGATCACCGATGTGATCGAAGCCGCTTTCGAGGCGACGGGGACGACGGCGGACGACGTCGACTGGCTCGTTCCCCACCAGGCCAATCGCCGCATCATCGACGGCTCTGCCAGGAAGCTCGGCATCCCACTCGAAAAGGTTGTCGTGACGGTGGACCAGCATGGCAATACGTCAGCAGCCTCTATTCCGCTCGCGCTCAACACCGCAGCTGCCGATGGGCGGATCAAGAGGGGTGACCTTGTGATGCTCGAGGCCATGGGCGGCGGGTTCACCTGGGGCTCGGTTCTGCTCCGCTGGTAA
- a CDS encoding YceD family protein — MKHESNPTFSYPVKVGHISANPVKVHVSANEAERRALAELWKVDEVQSLDADLEIGRWKKDGVKIKGEVRALVVQTCVVTLDPVEANIREPVEAIFVPEGSRLARQADNDGGEVILDPGGPDIPDTFAGDTIDAGAVVSEHVALAIDPYPRKEGVAFGERIESSAGDDERPNPFAVLKDWKKK, encoded by the coding sequence ATGAAGCACGAAAGCAACCCGACATTCTCCTACCCGGTGAAGGTGGGGCATATTTCGGCAAATCCCGTCAAGGTGCATGTGTCGGCAAACGAGGCGGAACGCCGCGCGCTTGCCGAGCTCTGGAAGGTCGACGAGGTGCAGTCGCTCGATGCCGACCTCGAGATCGGGCGATGGAAGAAGGACGGCGTGAAGATCAAGGGCGAGGTGCGCGCGCTTGTCGTCCAGACCTGCGTGGTGACGCTCGACCCCGTGGAGGCGAATATCCGCGAGCCGGTCGAGGCGATCTTCGTACCGGAAGGGTCACGGCTGGCACGCCAGGCCGACAATGATGGCGGCGAGGTGATTCTCGATCCGGGCGGCCCCGACATCCCCGACACCTTTGCCGGTGACACGATCGACGCCGGCGCTGTCGTTAGCGAGCACGTCGCTCTGGCAATCGACCCCTATCCGCGCAAGGAGGGGGTCGCCTTCGGCGAGCGCATCGAGAGTTCCGCCGGGGATGACGAGCGGCCCAATCCGTTTGCGGTGCTCAAGGATTGGAAAAAGAAATGA
- a CDS encoding MerR family transcriptional regulator — protein sequence MEKSPDAFRTISEVADELDLPQHVLRFWETRFQQIKPMKRGGGRRYYRPEDVDLLKGIRHLLYDHGYTIKGVQKLLKANGNKFVAAIASGDLAAVEALAASSHEEPAPPKAGIAEEDQIVGRAKAPPSRRFFSFGGGSDDAEISLGKASVSKEDRALLQEALYDLLECKRLLDQVR from the coding sequence ATGGAAAAGAGCCCGGATGCCTTCCGTACCATCAGCGAGGTCGCAGACGAACTTGATCTGCCACAGCACGTGCTGAGGTTCTGGGAAACGCGCTTCCAGCAGATCAAGCCGATGAAGCGCGGCGGTGGCCGGCGCTATTACCGCCCCGAGGACGTCGACCTGCTCAAGGGCATCCGACATCTGCTCTATGATCACGGCTATACGATCAAGGGCGTGCAGAAGCTCCTCAAGGCCAATGGCAACAAATTCGTCGCCGCCATCGCCAGCGGCGACTTGGCGGCCGTCGAGGCCCTTGCTGCGTCCAGCCACGAGGAACCGGCGCCGCCGAAGGCGGGCATTGCCGAGGAGGACCAGATCGTCGGCCGCGCCAAGGCGCCGCCAAGTCGTCGCTTCTTCTCCTTCGGCGGCGGTAGCGACGACGCGGAAATCTCGCTCGGCAAGGCATCCGTCAGCAAGGAAGACCGGGCGCTGCTGCAGGAGGCGCTTTACGATCTGCTCGAATGCAAGCGGTTGCTCGACCAGGTGCGGTGA
- a CDS encoding integration host factor subunit alpha: protein MSGKTVTRADLAESVFRKVGLSRTESAELVETVIDEICNAIVRGESVKLSSFATFQVRDKNERIGRNPKTGEEVPISPRRVMTFKASNVLKQRVLKAHLTRKAKQKHADAAS from the coding sequence ATGAGCGGGAAAACAGTAACACGAGCGGACTTGGCTGAGTCGGTTTTTCGCAAGGTCGGATTGTCTCGGACGGAGTCCGCCGAACTTGTGGAGACCGTCATCGACGAGATCTGCAACGCTATCGTGCGGGGCGAGAGCGTGAAGCTGTCTTCTTTCGCAACTTTTCAGGTGCGCGACAAGAACGAGCGCATCGGGCGAAACCCCAAGACGGGTGAGGAAGTGCCGATCTCCCCGCGTCGCGTCATGACCTTCAAGGCTTCGAACGTCTTGAAGCAGCGGGTGCTGAAGGCGCATCTGACCCGCAAGGCCAAGCAGAAGCATGCCGATGCGGCTTCCTGA
- a CDS encoding helix-turn-helix domain-containing protein codes for MTDHDLLTPAEAAAMLTISVKVLREHVDAGEIAFIPKGAGKKRPRMAFDRKDILDFINRRRMRKCPSTSQKTRRITTTTSKSEVIGFMERRALLIAEKQKR; via the coding sequence ATGACAGACCACGACCTCCTAACTCCGGCCGAGGCCGCAGCGATGTTGACGATCTCCGTCAAGGTCTTGCGCGAGCACGTCGATGCTGGCGAAATAGCCTTCATCCCGAAGGGAGCGGGCAAGAAACGGCCCCGCATGGCCTTCGATCGAAAGGATATCCTCGACTTCATCAATCGCCGCAGGATGCGCAAATGTCCGTCTACAAGCCAAAAAACTCGCCGAATTACCACTACGACTTCCAAATCGGAGGTAATCGGTTTCATGGAACGACGGGCACTCCTAATCGCCGAAAAGCAGAAGAGGTAG